Within the Montipora foliosa isolate CH-2021 chromosome 11, ASM3666993v2, whole genome shotgun sequence genome, the region AAGCTGGGATTGCAAAATATGAGAGACTTGTAAACGTGGCATGGACTGGATTGTAATACATATTAAGCGATAGATTCATTTTCATAGCACTTGACTTGCTTGTGTTGGATTTTAAGTAGCTCTAGCTGGTCTTTGCTAATGATTACACATCTTCCCATGATTTGAGCTCTTTCGGAGGAAACGTGGAACTTTGAAATCTCAGTATTAGATAACGATTTAGATTTTCGCCCCAATTAGTCTGAATAATTAAGTTCCATACGATGTGTTGCCTGTAAAAAATTTTATGTTTTGGTGCCCATAGTCTTATAAGACCATAACTTTCAAACGCAGGTTAATCACAGTTCCATTTATTTCAATAGTAGCCGCTGGCACGGAGCTAGGCGGAATGCGTTGAAAATATGAGAAGTATAAACATAATTACAAGTAAAAGTTACAAAGTAGAAACAACGTCGACATCAATTTAATTGCGTGTCTTTTATTAGGGAGTAAAAGAAACATCGACGACTACCAAGGGCGTAGCGTCCTTTACGCAAATAAGCACGTGTGTAGTTGAGAAATTggtaaaattttttaaaaaatattccgATATAAGTAAAAGCCCTCCGAGGCCCTTACACTGTGTCAGTCTTATCACTAGTTCCCAGTTCCTGGTTATATTTTAAGGAAaggttatgatgatgatgatgatgatgatgtatgACATAATTTTCGACCCCGTTCCCTTTGCCTGCTAACCCgctgtttgtgttgtagcttgctgaAAACTCAAAAGATGGGTAAAATGAACAACTACAAACTGCATTCTCCTTCGCATTTATTAATTGAAATGTCCTTCGGGGATAGCCGCAAATGGTATTTGCGAGATTTGCGAGACTCTAAATTTTAAACGTTTCTGGGGAAGCATGCTCCCATCCTAGTTTGGCGCTCGAAACATTCTTTATGTGCGcacaccttcaaaatctcacgctacgTCCATGACTACGACAACGGCAACGCCAAAGATATATTATATATAATCAAGAACCCATGaaccggagcctacaactctactgtgttcgtgtaacggcgttttcacagaccgatttatttttagattgaatttcccgcggaTGAGACTCCCacgggagcccgatgaccaattacaaggtGACGTCATAGggtgacgtcatagggtcaccgaaccggaactgcctttgatttttgacctaattcgcgggaagggctagtctaacaataaacctacttgtgaaaacgccctttcacagacgctgtatggaagttgcacgctccagatgggctcctgttcAACCTGAGGACGGAACCTGGGAACGGAACTTGGAAGTTGCCGGTCCAAAGGTGGTGGTATTGCATttgaattaaacaaaaaaaagcgaaaaaggGCGAAATGATTCTGTTTTTGGACTCAATCAGTTACCCTTCCATTGTGATTCTCTGTATTGAGACTCAGAGaagaaacaaattaatttttgttttgcagggTCACCATCTCTTCATCGTCACTCCGATAAGGGAAATCTTATTCCTATGAACAAAAAATTTTCCACGATGCAAAGtttcctacttgtgaaaacgccgtttcacagacgctgtatggaagttgcacgctccagatgggctcctgatataATTGATTAAAGGGGAAATTAAAATCGTattgcacgtgcggcacgcattaaAGAACGTTTCTTTGCCGCGCTTTGCAAAACGTCAAAGCGAACAAATCGACCACATTTCTCTCCCTCTCTGTCTGAAAGCAAGCTCCGTGGGTCAAAATCTCAGAATGTGTCGTCATGGCACAACGCTCTGGCAACGCGTCCAGAGGTATCGCTACCGGTTCCGACTTATATCCTGTATTTTGAGCGTTTGGTCTGTGAAGGCACAATTTTTTTAGGCCACTGAAGCTTACATTGCGTAAAACATAATGGCCATATTTCCTGACTTTCCCACGCGCGGCTGCAACTGCCACTATCGCGAAAGCCAACTATGGTCGCAGCTCATCCCCGAGTCGGTTATAGACAACGGTGTTTCTATTTAGGAAACATTTTATGGTATAGTTAGCTTCAATCaaagcttaaggacgttcgcgccaaaatcttcctatggtgagattttcttcatttctcgcctagagttaggtcataaagtacttactccaaaaatataaaaaaaattgggggtcaccgactttgtttcggagaaaatggcagtggaaaaatgccttaatttcgataaatctgtcataataacgaaaggtagcctcacctgctcatccatcgaaaatcctaaaaataaactgttagagtgaaggtttccgtgcataggtttttaggggtgggattttaagataatttcatgccgctagggatgtcgtaaacagtagagttcatcctggacgagcgttttcgtaacctctatccgttgcaaccactaccggaattcgatggcacgaggtaagaaaatttaaaaaaaagataacttcttacggtgagatttttttcattttatcatattttgtagatagtaagtagagtaagtgattcatgattttaaaaataggggtcaccgatgatccaagggagtaaaatcgatgtgattttacgaagctcttggaaaacttcgtttgtcacgtttttgcgtgacctgtcggggaaggactggaacccaagagaggatcgatcgttgaagggatgaaaggtttttaccccaaaacaaagctttctcgagcacagcaacgaagtgttaagcagtcgtcatcttcatttggttagtgctttgtataatatttctccattgccgtcatgctcgtcttctggagtgtggtttttgtgaaatttaatcgctggttttttccacgcaggtccgcactattcaagcagacgaggacgaaaatactgctctattttcacgaaagtaaaggaaaagaacttcaaaaacatacattcattttgaactcaagttcgtagggtaataaaaacattaaaaaaagaaacagccccattaaatttgtgcaacggttcgtcctcgagttttccaaactttcagccactactcgatcagcagctaccatttaaagagcttttccatcctctcactcacttctctttaacgtttcatgatgattcggaaataaatgtgccattcttttgccggcctggaattttttccccggcgtttttgtcgccatgttattttaactaatgcttgaacaatatttatgaaagtcaagtagactagtgcacgactgataaaaacaacgtgAACATCAGTCgcgcagtagtctacttgactttcctaaatatttttaatcaattttgactgatcacgatcttctcttatccaacgctgtgcaagacttatcgtccacggtttctgcaaaggttttcaaaccccaacttcactaatgctcgaagtaatgcgtgacatattacagtcgcgttacctgcgcagttacgttgcgcacaaacaattagcgcgaacgtccttaatttaaAATAGTTGACAAAAGGACCTCCATTTTCACAACTCCGATCCCTTTAGGGAAATTTGGGTGCTTTGTTGTAGGATAAGGTTGCCAAATTATGGCGGTACTTGCGGAATCTAATATAGATGAAACTGCCTCACGGTATATATACAGCACATacaaattaaaggtgtgaaGACTTAACAACTAGCACTTGCATGTCGGAATAAAGCGATGGAACTGAATGAAGCGGGCCTTTCTCTCGATTTTGCAAAACCGAAGTCGAGTCCGAATGTGTTTCAATCTCTTTGAAGAAAggaaatttattgcccagaggaaataaatggatttatgctgATTGTGATATGCttagttagttatttcccatgttgcagtttgggAATTTCTGTCATCTGGGATTTTCTGGAGATCATTCACTATTTGTGCAAGCTAGGCAGAGGCTGATTCAACAGagtcaaatcaattttccctccccaccctccctatttttactttcttgtggaTGGTGTGTAtcccctcacctttgctgggatcatgtcttctatatttgggtatttcctaggttaccatgctgattttcaataaacggcctagcccatcagggcttggccaaaatatcccaaacaaatgtggtattatttgtgtcctagcaaacggagctcgcccagagcaatgccttgccaacaatatcagtcaGACTACGGAGCACAAATGTTTTTTCGCGCAAAGTTGATGACATCATGCCCCCAGCAGATCGCGGTTTCCTTTTCACATGGCTGTTTCATTTATGCCAGCACAAGTCGTGTTACTCGACTTCATGTCAAGCTAAACCATCTCGAGCTCCTTAAAGCTATCCATATTTTTTCGCTGAATTGTTCGATTCAATGCTGAATGGTATATTTTGAGCTGCACCAATTCTCTTGGCAGCGCCAATTGACAGTTTTTTGCTATCTCGTAAGCAACATTTGAGCCAACATTGTTTCGTCTGAACTATTTCAAACCCTTGTATACTTGATGGTAGCGGCGACCCATAGTCTCGACACAAAAAGTGTTTGTTTTGTAACAACAGAGCAACCGAACACACCACACAAGATGGCGGCACCAGGGAagtaaattcatttatttcggttCAATTAAATGATTTCCATTCCTTTCGGGCGGCAAATAATCTGGAGGAGCCTAGTCATCTGAAGAGAGTGGTCAGAAAAAACGCTCACGCGTGTGGTTACCAACCAATCTCGATCCCAGAGCTCctctcttttgcgcatgactgagggagagacgagctctggggaaccctgaaacaaagtgtcttctcactGGTTCTCGCGAAGAACAATGAagagcgtctctgattggtgcattcatgttaacACGAGGAGTGGGCAGCCgtcgtaaggttcaaatagtgAAATTTTGGCTaaaagaaccctacggcgcatgttctcctacatagagtttcccagagtctcgggtcatgcgcagacataagatcccaggctctggtgacgagaatggttaCCAACCATCTTGGTCAAATGATCAAGGTCAACACGCATGCCTAAAACGCATGATGTCATTAACctattaaggtggctccctagagtataCGCGAATACCCTTACTACagggcacgagttacaaaaggaaacctaattaatttctcttaaagttttccctgtagagatttaccGGTATGAACACCGAAAAATTAGGCTACTTTTTGGTGTCAATTTTTGGAGTAtggccgttaccatggcaacgtcACAACTAATAATAGGCAgatatattcttatttttgacCTAAGTTTCTTAATATTATACTTTTCTTCGGTAAAATGTTTTATTCGTTGCCACATTATGGAGATGATATTGCCcgacattttgaagtggtaaaaaaTCAAGGTCGTTCAGACcattttgccaatattctgtaatttgtcattttttttcatattttctgCATATATTCAGttagctctgacagattttaacaaattttgAGTATTTGATAGcaactgtatgtggttagaactcagccaatttaaaaaaaaagattaccgaagggaacgcgagaaaattagcagttaattttaaaGATTTGGCCACGCTAACGTCACAGAAATCAGAAAAACACGCGCGATTTTGGCTTTACGCAccatactagtgcccagcttgcgcaCGGCCctaaaactctagggagcctTCTTAAGTCCCGACGACATGTTGCAATAGTAAATTGCGATCGCATGTTAATAAGTTGCGATCACAAGTTAGTAAGTTGCGACGAGAAAATCGATGTGTCCCTTAAGAGCAACAATGGAGAGCTTTTTCGTGGGTGAAGTCATTAAAAATCTTTTTCCTTGGTACTTATTGTTATTCGATGATCTTTTCTTGCCGGCTTTGTATTGTGACGAGCCAAGAGCTTTCTGCTCATCGGTGCTCGTGTGTAGTTAATGTATCCAAAAAGTCTCCCACTTCACGCTTCTCGAAAATAATCTTGAAAAGCAAACTTGGTGACTAAATGATTAGATGATCTGTATCTTCTACCaggtaaaatattaaaatgatCTGCCTCTAACAAGTCacaatttctcaaattttgtaGAATAGTCGTTTTTAGGGAAGAACATAAAGCAGATtgatttgtttctgttttatgtGGAATAAGCGAGAGGCTTTCGATGAAATGTTTTGATAGTCAACGCCATCGCAGGTTACCATTTCTTATTTTGAGCTTCTCTCGAATTGGCCTGGGCAGGCGTTCAGTGAGGATCAAACTTCGCAGTGCTTGGATTGCTTCGCCCATCCCGTTTCCTCTATTCACCTGTTCCCAAGCTCCTCTCCAATAAACATAGTTTTCAACCAGTCATCATGACTTCGAGGCTTTGGAAAACAGAAGGCAAAATCGCCGCGGTATTGGTTTTTTCCTCTATGGCTATTGTCTGAGAGTGAATCATGGACTATTAGATTATTGGCTCCAAAAGTTTTAACTCCCCAGTTTTAGGTTTCTGAAAGGAAATACCCTTTCTTAATTTAATTGTATAAAACAAGATTTTTCCGTGATTTTGATGGTACTAACAATACTGATAAAATTGTGAGTGCGGTGGACATAAACATCAAACTTTCATTTTCGGTGAATACAATCTCGACACAATTGTCTTAGTGTGTTTATAAAAGGACACTTAACATAGATTTGCGACGGAAAATCTCGaattttttgcaaacaaaatgACAAATATTAGAAAAATTCTCAACAAAAGAGATTTGTGTCCATGACAACCATCATCGTTGTTCGCTTCGAGCAAACGTCATTTCatttttgtattaattttaaaaatcttaTGATCCCACTCTTTAAGGTCAAAAAAGGTACACCTGGCTTCGCTGATTTGGTATGGACAAAGTCTTACTTTCTTTGCTAGTCTGTGTTTTGAGAATTACTACTTCAGGCGAGGTTGGAGAAGTCAACCAGGACACTAAGGAGTTTCTTGACTGTAAGCTTGAAAGAACATTTCATAATCGTTACGTGTTCTAGTATCAATCTATAATCGAGATTTAAAAGTCCTCTTAAGCGTGTAACGGCTAAAATCACTTTATTATGAATGCAGTTCCATCTAAACATTGATAGCTCAGTGATATCTTCAAAGTACTTTATAACTGCTTTCCACTTAGTCACGGTCTGCAAAACATGAAACTGATTGATTTCCACTTTTCTCTAGTATTATGTGCCTATCGAGTTTTCAAAAAGTTCTCCCTCGTGTTAAAAATTCACACCTGAAGGGACAATGAAAGGTATTTAACCCTAACGAAAGCAGAGATTTAGAGATTAGTATatgtaattagttttttttttatgcataGCAGCATGGAACCCACTAGCTAGTGCCTATTGGCGTGAATTGCATCTATAAAAAAGTATTCTATGCAGGAAACTGAGAATTCAAGAAAGTGAATAGAAGGTGCAATATTTGGTAAACATGAACCACTGTGCGTGGGTGGGCCATTATTCTGGTACGTAGACGTGCGATAGGCAAGAAAAAGGACGGGATGGGTCAGTTAGCATCTAACTCGCGGAACATAACTGGAGTGTGTTAAGACTGAACAAGTACAGTTTAATATTAAACAGAGAGGTAGTTCAGGTTTTCCCCTTAGTCTCACTGAataatttgatcaaaattccgtattttttttttttattttttatttatggtGAGTCCAATTTTTTCCTAGATATGAAGAAGTTCTATCAGAAGTCAGTCATCGACCTGATAAAAAACTCCAGTGCCACTGAAGACACCGGGCAGGATTTGACCGAACTCAAAAGAGATGCGCTGCCACCGCCTTCAGTGGCACCAATATTTCACACGGCTACCATCAACATCCCCGCTAACGTCTACATTAGGAACGTCATGTTCCAGTTGTTTGGAAGAGGAGGAATCCTGGAAAACGGTGGGTTTTCTCGCACGGGCTTTATTCACCGCATAAACGCTTCAGCTTCCATCGTTCTCCTTGGAAATTTTGGGAACAGATCGTTGTTTTTAAACGAAGTGTTGGCTGCTCATCATTCTCCGATTAATGACAGCTGTCTCGCATTAGTCGTGCAGCTGTTTTTCACACCCGAAGATTTCCAACGCTTGATAAATTGGTTAAACCAAGAGGTTAAGTCGGGATATGTGAACTACGACGAACCGTGTTCTCCGATTGTTAAAATCACATATTCGTGTTGCACTAAAATTGCGAATCCCTTTCTACAGCCGAAATTTGGAACACTTCGAGTAGAAATCGATTAATTAGTTTAAAGAATAATTTATGGAAGGCGAGCCACGGTGGCGAGAATTTACTAGACACAACAGAATGCAAGGAACTGTTTTGAGAAATTACTCGACTAATCATCAAGTAAACTAAACTGgatttagtttcttttgttatttgtcTCTTGAGAATAGCTTTATGCCAATATTAAAAGTAACTTTTTTCCCTCATtgtagacctttttttttttacctgaacaTTGTAGCGTCGCTAAGTCAGCAAATTCAAGGAACCAACAACAAGTGGGTGAAATGTCTTGGGTGTAATGTATTCATCGATCCCAATAATTTTAATTGAAATATTTaacaacaagaggctacaagtagcctttactcgggcctgcaaaagtacagtggtgtatggttaatttagcactaaaggaaagaaaagagagaagtctgtccttcttacatcggccttacattgcgctTCTCATGATTTGCCattgtgtatgtagtgaatacccggacccagattatcttcatagaccttattcataaatggcggccaatttataattcttttgtcgaagtgcaaattagcctaccaagcctcgataccatacagtgaattgaaaagaattcttgctctaaaatgaggcttggtaggctaatttgcacgtggacaaaagaattataaatgtgaccgccatttatgaataaggtctattataGGTGgtggaaacgaggtaaaaatagtgtatttattccaaagtggctAAGCACGTTGTTTTTACCgatcgatgggtattcttgctcagtgtttgagaaaggaaaggctaattgaacggtttaaaatgaaacgaaatgactcatcgaaacatcttttggTGACTTATAAacaatctatgaaatgagaatcgagGATCTTCCCTTCTCAttgaatggcagaattacccagaattctttttagGCATGAACCAATGAaccaggcaacttgagaagcacgagactggccctagtcaaatggctgaagcgcggccgggGGAAAAAGTTAttgtagtgagaagaagatttccagccagatactaaggaatagccctggtgtgtgcttcTGAAAAAGGTTTTATTACAGAAAATTCGCGAAAAAGTAATACTTTTTTCGCTGTTCAAACagctggcctttcgtaatttctcgtcaaaggaacggtataatatAAATAAGAGaacactgagatttatatttgcaaattacctgtcctcgtACTACGAGGactctgtgcaataagcgcattcaaaatttcctcatatgaCGTTATAAACGtatgttgttgttatttttttaaaggttttcctgcttatatgaaagatacgttttttctcccgtcctcttcttatgattttcgcggaagttacattctgtccctcaataaacctaaaacaaccagtcacggtcttagttctttttcttacgtatcagctaagttgcgcaatgcgctatctgattttatccgtaccactaaAGTTTACTGGTTTTACAAAGAGAATCGAGGGCCGCATTtcgtacagcggcttttctttttaattaatatatctttaaatattgtgtacttagttatgtacctgtatatgctatgtattttagctttaaatgtaatgtctcgaatatattagctcttgtaattattctgaaattcgagatataataataaaagtttATGCGTGCATGTGTGTCATgtgtgtatgttacctttagcagggtgCGTGCGTAAACTTTGTAAaatgcgacttcagtgcttaccatatgacagataaaatgaattttcccttgaatatCTAAGCCATCGATTTCTTACGCTAAATttacaagggcggtttggagctgtgagtaggcgtgggatttgtcacatatggtttaggggccgacatatctctccctcaataccgtaccgggaggcgaggtcgctagcagaaagcagcgaagggccatctgcgtccaaaagcgatcactcgggccgaaatcccgggatgactcgtttggtacgacgctccagcacCATGTCTGGAGaaactgcgtttttctctcttgttcaaacattccgtccgcgcatgcctaaatgttctggctctccgatacctagcctaccaaaaaaatttagATGATGGCTTTTacaagcaattgacatttcagttgaacagATTCTCCAGGCATAAACGTACGGTAAGACCCGCGCGTGTTTgctcttctcgagacagaggtgagagatggtttcatacagactgggacgcctaaaatgctctgttgtaaacatgccTGTTGACGAGTggagttgtctctctggcctttctgcgGACGAATGCCAgtacctaccgatacaatttgggcaagttttgaaagctaaaaacttcaatcgatgcggtattttttcggtaggactgggtgaacCGACACTTATACAccatctatgaaatgagaatcggggatcttcccttgccatggaatggcagaattacccagaattttttttgggcatgaacaaaccaacttgagaagcacgagactggtcctcatcaaacggctgaagcgcggccggagaaaaaagtagtgagaagaagattttcagccagatactaaggaatagccctggtgtgtgctattaacgtagacttttgatttttgaacaaggtgttattatagaaaattcacgacaaagTAGAGCTTTTTTCCCTGTTATTCTCGTAGCAAACAACGGACCTTTCGCTTGTCAAAGGatcggtataatgtaaataagagaagactaagatttatatttttaaattacctgtcctcttaccacttaggTCAAACTCTACATTCTGTGCTAtcagcgcattcaaaatttgcaGTTTctaactgtacagcctttcaaactacagTCTCCACTTATGATATCAAATctgtgccaatgtttttaccttttgtcttcagaagattccaatatggAGTCTAtgttgtttgtggagttattttctttgtcgctgccATCTTCAGAGCAGTTGTCAATAAAGTACCAgctgcttattaaagaattGGTATTTTGACTAGTATCGCTTTCAATAGCTGTGTCCAAATCATGAGTACATTCCCGTTTCATTCAGTTCGTggaacgacccgtttcgaagctAACGCTCGACATGTTTTAGTGTGGGactaccgcgaaaagcgtatgcctttctttgtatgtgttttgagcgccccaagaagaaatcgattaggGCAACGCAACGTCGATCTTCAGTAATCAAATAACGCATCACAGTGCTCTTCatgatcttggattacgtggtttgcttttaataaccaatgtaaacagcgccaAGTGCCTTCTcttgtgcattacccaatcaaaacaccgtcACGTTCTTTCTATTAAGCATTGGccaatcaaacaccgccacgttctttctattgtgcattttgctgcaccagaaaaaacaaattgaaatctAACGTGTTTTATAACTCGGTGCCCTTCCGGGCCCGAGTAATTATTGGGCGAGTTCaggagcaaaatatcgtgatttgtcaatGGCGAGCAGATAAATTATTTGCCTCAGTCTTCGctttggcaaataattgatctgcgagaaaCTGACAACTTACGATCTTTTGtgataaccgagttcaataattgttttagcatTCGATGACTGTGTTTGTTTTTGGCACAGTTTCCaacaattaaatcactttctgccattttcacacaagagctgagcagaatattatttgcagcgaaacacacgtggtgggctctcggccaatgaaaaggaaggaaaaatacaTGGAGTGATAAAaatagtgttttcacgtgacgtcacggcggccatgttggtgttcctaaaaGATggaacggcagccatgttgatgtacccaactaatcctctgggaattgagctctactTTCATGcaaatgtttccttttgtttcggtgtaaaaacaaggttactgatcacgtgtgTGAAAACACTTCACATTTCACAGCCGCATTTAGAGAGAATGTGAATATTCAATGAATGCGAATCTTTTCATAGAATCACCTTACGCCATGTAATTCCAGCAAGGCATGGCGTAGGTTTTGACCTATCATAGTGCCTGCATCCCATAAACACCTTTGTAGATGAATTTGATGTTTTCCCAGTTTTTGAGTGAAACACAAGTGTCGTTTTTAACATATAACAAGTTTATACTTAGCTCCTACACCTGGAAAAGGAAACTGTAATTTACTTTCCTCTAGAAATGCCCTTTAAAAATAGTAAATGCTGGAAacaaaagatcaaaagaaataCTCTTTAAGAACATAAGGGAAATCCacatttatttttgttaaataATCCCGGAAATAATTATGCTGTTTATTACAAAACGACAAATATTCCCAGATTGAAGTAATTGTTGCAACAAATTAAagtaaacaaattacatcaaCCATTTGAAAACATTACCCAAATAATTCGGCATTGCCGGAATGATGACCCTTCTTTCAAAAGCGACTTTTTAACAGAGCAAAAAGGTTAGAACAATTCAAGCActtccttaaaggggctaggtcacgcaattttaggcaatttcagcattgatcaaatatgaaataacaaaataacggctcaaaactatggaagaactcaaacaaaacacaggaaagctaagaagggacaaggatggacaaaactggggaggattgcagtggattgcatttgggtaaatttgaaaaacgtcggcccaccttttttcaaatttatatcagtttatatcaaaatgtcatttaaacagctggaaaatcattctcaattgttatgtgggcgtgattttgcaaatgaaagactcttgctctgccaatttgatgtttagagctcataactaacaattttaaacaaaattacctaaaacagcgtgacctagcccctttaatgtttGAAATAATTCGAGTTTTTCTGTACAGTTCCTTATATTAAAGCTATGATTACGAAATTATTCTCTATCGAAATATTTCAAAGAGACTTACAAAAattgtcagttttctcctgCGAATATTCGCTCAGAGTGTAAATTTGCGTACTAACTTTGCCCACTAGTAGTTGGGATTCAACATCCTCAAAGGGGACAAGCAAGTTCCGCTCTATCTTTGGTCTTCAATTATCTGCTGACCGCTGAAAACCTGAAGCAAGTACTTTTTATCTCTTGATTCCTTTAAcgacaagaaataaaataaaaaagtcaAAATTGAAACGAGTGGGAAAGCAAAGGTAAAGTGACTAACAGCTGAAGCAACTTTGAGGGTTGTTCACACCATAGCCTCGTACGCAGACATTCTTGTgactcgtcacgcaatctttcctcctcaacgaagaggaggaagaagattgcgtgacgagccaaCAGAATGTCTGCGAAGGAGGCTATTCACACCACGGAGTAGCCCAGACGCAGAGCTGAAGATAATCAAGTCTCAACAAAAGTGACGCAGATGTAAAATTCATGTGAAGAAAGGACGAAAGCAACATAGAGGGTTTCGCGCTCTTGAAAAAGGGTAGGCATATGGAGTGCTTTACACTGAAAGTAGCGTAGACGTCATTTTGATCGA harbors:
- the LOC137975177 gene encoding uncharacterized protein isoform X1, giving the protein MDKVLLSLLVCVLRITTSGEVGEVNQDTKEFLDYMKKFYQKSVIDLIKNSSATEDTGQDLTELKRDALPPPSVAPIFHTATINIPANVYIRNVMFQLFGRGGILENGGFSRTGFIHRINASASIVLLGNFGNRSLFLNEVLAAHHSPINDSCLALVVQLFFTPEDFQRLINWLNQEVKSGYVNYDEPCSPIVKITYSCCTKIANPFLQPKFGTLRVEID
- the LOC137975177 gene encoding uncharacterized protein isoform X2, yielding MKKFYQKSVIDLIKNSSATEDTGQDLTELKRDALPPPSVAPIFHTATINIPANVYIRNVMFQLFGRGGILENGGFSRTGFIHRINASASIVLLGNFGNRSLFLNEVLAAHHSPINDSCLALVVQLFFTPEDFQRLINWLNQEVKSGYVNYDEPCSPIVKITYSCCTKIANPFLQPKFGTLRVEID